A genomic segment from Sulfuritalea hydrogenivorans sk43H encodes:
- a CDS encoding TPM domain-containing protein, with the protein MLRWPAWLALLWLLLPGIGRAAEPVPLPALSARVTDLTGTLDATQRGRLEAQLAAIDRAGRAQIAVLLLPTTQPEAIEQFGIRLAEAWKIGRKGADNGVIVIVAKNDRRMRIEVGYGLEGPIPDAIASRIVNERMAPAFRQGDFFGGLQTAIAALDQALGGAGQPGETVPAPIAAPQGGEQPDWIEWLFLVVAGAGFLRMMFGLFGSLAAAAIGGWLGFMVFGSLGIAAGAAVLVFLLSFVNVFSGGRGGGGFSGGGGGFSGGGGGFGGGGASGRW; encoded by the coding sequence ATGCTGCGCTGGCCGGCCTGGCTGGCCCTGCTCTGGTTGCTGCTGCCCGGCATCGGGCGGGCGGCCGAGCCGGTGCCGCTGCCGGCGCTCAGCGCGCGCGTCACCGACCTGACCGGTACCCTCGACGCCACCCAGCGCGGTCGGCTGGAGGCGCAACTGGCGGCGATCGACCGTGCCGGGCGCGCACAGATCGCGGTGTTGCTGCTGCCGACGACGCAGCCCGAAGCCATCGAGCAATTCGGCATACGCCTCGCGGAGGCCTGGAAGATCGGGCGCAAGGGCGCCGACAACGGCGTCATCGTCATCGTCGCCAAGAACGATCGCCGGATGCGCATCGAAGTCGGCTACGGACTGGAAGGGCCCATCCCCGATGCGATTGCCAGCCGCATCGTCAACGAACGCATGGCCCCGGCCTTTCGCCAGGGCGACTTCTTCGGCGGGTTGCAGACGGCGATCGCGGCCCTTGATCAGGCGCTGGGCGGCGCCGGTCAGCCTGGCGAAACCGTTCCGGCCCCCATCGCCGCGCCGCAGGGCGGCGAGCAGCCGGACTGGATCGAATGGTTGTTCCTGGTTGTGGCCGGCGCCGGCTTTTTGCGCATGATGTTCGGCCTGTTCGGCTCGCTGGCGGCCGCGGCGATCGGCGGCTGGCTGGGTTTCATGGTCTTCGGTTCCCTGGGCATTGCCGCTGGCGCGGCGGTGCTGGTGTTCCTGCTGTCCTTCGTCAATGTGTTTTCCGGTGGCCGTGGCGGCGGCGGATTTTCCGGGGGAGGCGGCGGCTTCTCGGGCGGCGGCGGCGGATTCGGCGGCGGTGGTGCCTCGGGGAGATGGTGA
- a CDS encoding TPM domain-containing protein — MKLSRVLEHLLLPDWFARRVLARADLAAIGDAIAACEKSHRGELRFVVEGPLPLSALWRDLSPRDRAVDLFSQLRVWDTDENSGILIYVQLVDHRVEILADRGIAARVPQAEWDAICRAMEASFRRGEWRQGALQAVARAGELLARHFPAGVSNPNELPDQPLVI, encoded by the coding sequence ATGAAGCTTTCACGGGTACTCGAGCATCTGCTGCTGCCGGACTGGTTCGCCCGGCGCGTACTTGCCCGCGCCGATCTCGCGGCGATCGGCGATGCCATCGCAGCCTGCGAAAAATCGCATCGCGGCGAATTGCGCTTCGTGGTCGAAGGCCCGCTGCCTCTGTCGGCACTGTGGCGCGATCTGTCGCCGAGGGACAGGGCGGTGGATCTGTTTTCGCAACTGCGCGTCTGGGATACCGACGAAAACAGCGGCATCCTGATCTACGTGCAACTGGTCGATCATCGTGTCGAAATCCTCGCCGACCGCGGCATCGCGGCGCGCGTGCCGCAGGCCGAATGGGATGCGATCTGCCGCGCCATGGAGGCGAGCTTCCGCCGCGGCGAATGGCGGCAGGGTGCGCTGCAGGCGGTGGCCCGTGCCGGCGAACTGCTGGCGCGCCACTTTCCGGCGGGTGTGAGCAACCCCAACGAATTGCCCGACCAGCCGCTGGTGATTTGA
- a CDS encoding YqaA family protein, with product MDFAYTAEAGLAGLFLASFLSATLLPGGSEAVLFAVIKLHPEQTLPALLLATLGNTLGGMTTYAMGRLLPQHLAPEKSALARRRGPPILLLAWAPIIGDALCAAAGWLRLAPLPCALWMATGKAARYVLVAAGAGMV from the coding sequence ATGGACTTCGCTTACACGGCGGAAGCCGGTTTGGCCGGCCTGTTTCTCGCCAGCTTTCTTTCCGCGACGCTGCTGCCGGGCGGCTCCGAAGCCGTGCTGTTCGCCGTGATCAAGCTGCATCCCGAGCAAACACTGCCGGCACTGCTGCTGGCGACGCTGGGCAACACGCTGGGCGGCATGACCACCTACGCCATGGGCCGGCTGCTGCCGCAACACCTTGCCCCGGAGAAATCGGCGCTGGCGAGACGGCGCGGACCGCCGATCCTGCTGCTGGCCTGGGCACCGATCATCGGCGATGCCCTGTGTGCCGCCGCCGGCTGGCTGCGTCTGGCGCCGCTGCCCTGCGCACTGTGGATGGCGACCGGGAAAGCCGCGCGCTATGTGCTGGTGGCGGCCGGCGCCGGGATGGTCTGA
- a CDS encoding LemA family protein: protein MRMRLFAVLALAATLLSGCGYNQIQINDEAVNAAWSEVLNQYKRRADLIPNLVSVVQGYASHEKDVLTRVTEARANVAGMKATPELINDPAAFAKFQKAQGELGGALSRLLVVAENYPNLKADANFRDLQAQVEGTENRITVARNRYIKSVQEYNVSVRTFPNNLTAMVMGWQTKANFTVEDEKAMSTPPAIKFDAPPAAAPAVAPAPTPAPAPAK, encoded by the coding sequence ATGCGTATGCGCCTCTTTGCCGTGCTGGCCCTTGCGGCGACCCTGCTGTCCGGCTGCGGTTACAACCAGATCCAGATCAACGACGAGGCGGTGAATGCCGCGTGGTCGGAGGTGTTGAACCAGTACAAGCGCCGCGCGGACCTGATTCCCAACTTGGTGTCGGTGGTGCAGGGTTACGCCAGCCACGAGAAGGACGTGCTGACCCGCGTGACCGAGGCGCGCGCCAATGTCGCCGGGATGAAAGCCACGCCCGAGCTGATCAACGACCCGGCCGCCTTCGCCAAGTTTCAGAAGGCCCAGGGCGAACTGGGCGGGGCGCTGTCGCGGCTGCTGGTCGTCGCGGAAAACTACCCGAACCTCAAGGCCGACGCCAATTTCCGCGACCTGCAGGCGCAGGTGGAGGGCACCGAGAACCGCATCACCGTGGCGCGCAACCGCTACATCAAGTCGGTGCAGGAGTACAACGTCTCGGTGCGCACCTTCCCCAACAACCTGACCGCGATGGTCATGGGCTGGCAGACCAAGGCCAATTTCACGGTCGAGGATGAAAAGGCGATGTCGACGCCGCCGGCGATCAAGTTCGACGCGCCGCCCGCCGCCGCACCCGCCGTGGCGCCAGCGCCGACTCCCGCACCCGCGCCGGCCAAGTAA
- the ilvA gene encoding threonine ammonia-lyase, biosynthetic, which produces MDYLERILNARVYDVAIETPLEPAPILSARVGNNILFKREDMQPVFSFKLRGAYNKIAHLTPAQRKRGVICASAGNHAQGVALSAQKLGLRAVIVMPTTTPQIKIDAVKKRGAEVVLAGDSYDAAYAHALELEKKQKLNFVHPFDDPDVIAGQGTIGMEILRQHPDPIDAVFCCVGGGGLISGVAAYIKRLRPETRVIGVEAADADAMDRSLKAGKRVRLESVGLFADGAAVKYVGQETFRLCQQYVDEMVLVDTDAICAAIKDVFEDTRSILEPAGALAVAGAKAWAKKHGVQGKTLVAVASGANMNFDRLRFVAERAEVGEQREAVLAVTLPEKPGSYKKFVSLIGSRSITEFNYRFHDAGEAHVFVGMQVANRGEATKLVAQLQKNGYPALDLTDDEMAKLHIRHLVGGHAPQVKNELIYRFEFPERPGALMHFLNKMSAGWNISLFHYRNHGADTGRVLVGMEVPPKEMKDFRAFLKNLGYRFWDETKNPAYRLFLG; this is translated from the coding sequence ATGGATTATCTCGAAAGAATTCTCAACGCCCGCGTCTATGACGTCGCCATCGAAACGCCCTTGGAGCCGGCGCCGATCCTGTCGGCGCGCGTCGGCAACAACATCCTGTTCAAGCGCGAGGACATGCAGCCGGTGTTCAGCTTCAAGCTGCGCGGCGCCTACAACAAGATCGCCCACCTGACGCCGGCGCAGAGGAAGCGCGGCGTGATCTGCGCCTCGGCCGGCAACCACGCGCAGGGCGTGGCGCTCTCGGCGCAGAAGCTGGGGCTGCGCGCCGTGATCGTGATGCCGACCACCACGCCGCAGATCAAGATCGACGCGGTGAAGAAGCGCGGCGCCGAAGTGGTGCTGGCCGGTGATTCCTATGACGCCGCCTACGCCCATGCCCTGGAACTGGAGAAGAAGCAGAAGCTCAATTTCGTCCATCCCTTCGACGATCCGGACGTGATCGCCGGGCAGGGCACCATCGGCATGGAGATCCTGCGCCAGCATCCGGACCCGATCGATGCGGTGTTCTGCTGCGTCGGCGGCGGCGGGCTGATCTCGGGGGTGGCGGCCTACATCAAACGTCTGCGGCCCGAGACCAGGGTGATCGGCGTCGAAGCGGCCGATGCCGATGCCATGGACCGCTCGCTCAAGGCGGGCAAGCGCGTGCGCCTGGAATCAGTCGGCCTGTTTGCCGATGGCGCGGCGGTCAAGTATGTCGGGCAGGAGACTTTCCGCCTGTGCCAGCAGTATGTCGACGAGATGGTGTTGGTCGACACCGACGCCATTTGTGCGGCGATCAAGGACGTGTTCGAGGACACGCGTTCGATCCTCGAGCCGGCCGGTGCGCTGGCGGTGGCCGGCGCCAAGGCCTGGGCCAAGAAGCACGGCGTGCAGGGCAAGACGCTGGTGGCGGTGGCTTCCGGCGCCAACATGAATTTCGACCGCCTGCGCTTCGTCGCCGAACGCGCCGAGGTCGGCGAGCAGCGCGAAGCCGTGCTGGCCGTGACCCTGCCGGAGAAGCCGGGCAGCTACAAGAAGTTCGTCAGCCTGATCGGCTCGCGCAGCATTACCGAATTCAACTACCGCTTCCACGATGCCGGCGAGGCGCATGTGTTCGTCGGCATGCAGGTAGCCAATCGCGGTGAAGCCACCAAGCTGGTCGCACAGCTGCAGAAGAACGGCTACCCGGCGCTGGACCTGACCGACGACGAAATGGCCAAGCTGCACATCCGCCATCTGGTCGGCGGCCATGCGCCGCAAGTCAAGAACGAGCTGATCTACCGCTTCGAGTTTCCCGAACGCCCCGGCGCGCTGATGCATTTCCTCAACAAGATGAGCGCCGGCTGGAACATCAGCCTGTTCCACTACCGCAACCACGGTGCCGATACGGGCCGTGTGCTGGTCGGCATGGAAGTGCCGCCGAAGGAGATGAAGGATTTCCGGGCCTTTCTCAAGAACCTCGGCTACCGCTTCTGGGACGAAACGAAGAACCCGGCGTACCGCCTGTTTCTGGGGTAG
- a CDS encoding DUF3683 domain-containing protein, protein MTARLREIPYNYTSFSDREIVIRLLGAEAWATLNELRAERVTGRSARMLYEVLGDIWVVRRNPYLEDDLLGNRERREALVEALRHRLREIDKRREVGTPRNERVALLLTAAQAAVQSFERWFEETRSLRKKALKALARHTRRDNICFDGLARVSHVTDATDWRVEYPFVVLAPDTEDEMAPLVRACIELGLTIIPRGGGTGYTGGAVPLDALSVVINTEKLIDLGAVEMKRLPGTDRDYATVRTGAGLVTRRVMEAAEKAELVFACDPTSADASCIGGNIAMNAGGKKAVLWGTALDNLASWRMVTPDGNWLDVERLNHNFGKIHEQETVSFRLVRWDATGKKKLGEEQLDVPGRLFRKEGLGKDVTDKFLAGIPGVQKEGTDGLITSAVWVLHKMPPVTRTVCLEFFGRVTDAVPSIVEITDYFKPGGAGLAAGVQLAGLEHLDERYVRAVGYATKAKRHGRPKMVLIGDIVGADDTAVMAAASEVVRMANARGAEGFIAVSPEARKKFWLDRARTAAISKHTNAFKVNEDVVIPLPRMGDYCDGIERINIELSIANKIELADALSEFLKGELPLHAGDANLDPELLLGDKREQALELIAEVRAGWQGLLDNLDRHFAELQDYRLRVSWKTELKAPLEALFDGNAFRPVLERITAIHQEVLRGRVFVALHMHAGDGNVHTNIPVNSDHYAMLQTAYKAVERIMALAKSLGGVISGEHGIGITKLEFLGDDEIRPFRDYKQKVDPDGCFNRGKLMAGGDLANAYTPSFALLGVESLIMEQSDVGRISESIKNCLRCGKCKPVCSTHVPRANLLYSPRNKILGTSLLIEAFLYEEQTRRGISLQHFDEFSDVADHCTVCHKCVTPCPVDIDFGDVSVAMRNFLRRQGKKKFNPGTAAAMGFLSATDPATIKLVRAGMIQLGYKAQRLGHALAKSFGLIQDSVKHPPATLGRPELKAQVIHFLNKPMPKDVPNRTSRALLDVEDDSLIPVIRDPQRTAEDSEAVFYFPGCGSERLFSQVGLATQAMLWHAGATTVLPPGYLCCGYPQTASGDEDKGQAITTANRVLFHRVANTLNYLDIKTVVVSCGTCMDQLLKYEFGKIFPGCRLVDIHEWLFEKGIKLDGVKGMQYMYHEPCHTPMKHYSGVKVANALMGQRVDLSDRCCGESGSLAVSRPDVSTQIRFRKQQEIEAGAAELRRVGAGGTAVKILTSCPSCLQGLSRYENDADISADYIVVEMARAILGPDWMQNYLRAANSGGIERILL, encoded by the coding sequence ATGACCGCCCGCCTGCGCGAAATCCCCTACAACTACACCTCGTTCTCCGACCGCGAGATCGTCATCCGCCTGCTCGGCGCGGAGGCTTGGGCGACGCTGAACGAATTGCGCGCGGAGCGCGTCACCGGCCGCTCCGCGCGCATGCTCTACGAAGTGCTGGGCGACATCTGGGTGGTACGGCGCAATCCCTATCTGGAAGACGACCTGCTGGGCAATCGCGAACGGCGCGAGGCGCTGGTGGAGGCCCTGCGCCACCGGCTGCGCGAAATCGACAAGCGGCGTGAGGTTGGCACACCCCGGAACGAGCGCGTCGCACTGTTGCTGACCGCCGCACAGGCCGCCGTGCAGTCCTTCGAGCGCTGGTTCGAGGAAACCCGCAGCCTGCGCAAGAAGGCGTTGAAGGCGCTGGCCCGCCACACGCGTCGCGACAACATCTGTTTTGACGGCCTGGCGCGCGTCTCGCATGTGACGGACGCCACCGACTGGCGTGTCGAGTATCCCTTCGTCGTGCTGGCGCCCGACACCGAAGATGAGATGGCGCCGCTGGTGCGCGCCTGCATCGAACTCGGCCTGACCATCATCCCGCGCGGCGGCGGCACTGGTTACACCGGCGGCGCGGTGCCGCTGGATGCCCTCTCGGTGGTGATCAACACCGAAAAGCTGATCGATCTCGGCGCCGTCGAGATGAAGCGCCTGCCCGGAACCGACAGGGACTACGCGACGGTGCGCACCGGCGCCGGGCTGGTTACGCGCCGCGTCATGGAAGCGGCTGAGAAAGCCGAGCTGGTGTTCGCCTGCGACCCGACCTCGGCTGACGCCTCCTGCATCGGCGGCAACATCGCGATGAACGCGGGTGGCAAGAAGGCGGTGCTGTGGGGCACGGCGCTGGACAACCTGGCCTCGTGGCGCATGGTGACACCCGACGGCAACTGGCTGGACGTCGAGCGCCTCAACCACAATTTCGGCAAGATCCACGAACAGGAAACTGTCAGCTTCCGCCTCGTGCGCTGGGACGCGACAGGAAAGAAGAAGCTCGGCGAGGAGCAACTCGACGTGCCGGGCCGGCTGTTCCGCAAGGAAGGCCTCGGCAAGGACGTCACCGACAAGTTCCTCGCCGGCATTCCGGGCGTGCAGAAGGAAGGCACCGACGGCCTGATCACTTCGGCGGTGTGGGTGTTGCACAAGATGCCGCCGGTGACGCGCACGGTCTGCCTGGAATTCTTCGGCCGCGTCACCGACGCCGTGCCCTCCATCGTCGAGATCACCGATTACTTCAAGCCGGGCGGCGCGGGACTCGCCGCCGGCGTGCAACTTGCCGGCCTCGAACACCTCGACGAACGCTACGTGCGCGCCGTCGGCTATGCGACCAAGGCAAAACGGCACGGCCGGCCGAAGATGGTGCTGATCGGCGACATAGTCGGCGCCGACGACACGGCGGTGATGGCCGCCGCATCCGAAGTGGTACGCATGGCCAATGCGCGCGGCGCCGAGGGCTTCATCGCCGTCTCGCCCGAGGCGCGCAAGAAGTTCTGGCTCGACCGCGCGCGCACCGCGGCGATTTCGAAGCACACCAACGCCTTCAAGGTGAACGAGGATGTGGTGATTCCGCTGCCGCGCATGGGCGACTACTGCGACGGCATCGAACGCATCAACATCGAACTCTCGATCGCCAACAAGATCGAACTGGCCGACGCGCTGAGCGAATTTCTCAAGGGCGAACTGCCGCTGCATGCGGGTGACGCCAACCTCGACCCGGAGCTGCTGCTGGGCGACAAGCGCGAGCAGGCATTGGAGCTGATCGCCGAGGTGCGTGCCGGCTGGCAGGGCCTGCTCGACAATCTCGACCGGCATTTCGCCGAGTTGCAGGATTACCGTTTGCGCGTGTCGTGGAAGACCGAACTCAAGGCGCCGCTGGAAGCCCTGTTCGACGGCAATGCCTTCCGCCCGGTGCTGGAGCGGATCACGGCGATCCACCAGGAAGTGCTGCGCGGCCGCGTCTTCGTCGCCCTGCACATGCACGCCGGCGACGGCAACGTGCACACCAACATCCCGGTGAATTCCGACCACTATGCGATGCTGCAGACCGCCTACAAGGCCGTCGAACGCATCATGGCTCTGGCCAAGTCGCTGGGCGGGGTAATCTCCGGCGAACATGGCATCGGCATCACCAAGCTGGAATTCCTTGGCGACGACGAGATCCGCCCCTTCCGCGACTACAAGCAGAAGGTCGACCCGGACGGCTGCTTCAATCGCGGCAAGCTGATGGCGGGTGGCGATCTGGCCAACGCCTACACGCCGTCGTTCGCGTTGCTCGGCGTCGAGTCGCTGATCATGGAGCAATCCGACGTCGGCAGGATTTCCGAGTCGATCAAGAACTGCCTGCGCTGCGGCAAGTGCAAGCCGGTGTGCTCGACCCATGTGCCGCGCGCCAACCTGCTCTACAGCCCGCGCAACAAGATCCTCGGCACCTCGCTGCTGATCGAAGCCTTCCTCTACGAAGAGCAGACCCGGCGCGGCATTTCGCTGCAGCACTTCGACGAATTTTCCGACGTCGCCGACCATTGCACCGTGTGCCACAAGTGCGTGACGCCCTGCCCGGTGGATATCGACTTCGGCGACGTCTCGGTGGCGATGCGCAACTTCCTGCGCCGCCAGGGCAAGAAAAAATTCAATCCGGGCACGGCGGCGGCGATGGGCTTCCTTTCCGCCACCGACCCGGCAACCATCAAGCTGGTGCGCGCCGGCATGATCCAGCTCGGCTACAAGGCGCAGCGCCTCGGCCACGCACTGGCGAAATCCTTCGGCCTGATCCAGGACAGCGTCAAGCATCCGCCGGCCACGCTGGGGCGCCCCGAACTCAAGGCGCAGGTGATCCATTTCCTCAACAAGCCGATGCCGAAGGACGTGCCCAACCGCACCTCGCGCGCCCTGCTCGACGTCGAGGACGACAGCCTGATCCCGGTGATCCGCGACCCGCAGCGAACTGCCGAGGATTCCGAAGCGGTGTTCTACTTTCCCGGTTGCGGCTCGGAGCGACTGTTCTCGCAAGTCGGGCTGGCCACGCAGGCCATGCTCTGGCATGCCGGCGCCACCACGGTGTTGCCGCCGGGCTACCTGTGCTGCGGCTATCCGCAGACCGCCAGCGGCGACGAGGACAAGGGCCAAGCCATCACCACGGCCAACCGCGTGCTGTTCCACCGCGTCGCCAACACGCTGAACTACCTCGACATCAAGACCGTCGTGGTCTCCTGCGGCACCTGCATGGACCAGTTGCTGAAGTACGAGTTCGGCAAGATATTCCCCGGCTGCCGGCTGGTGGACATCCACGAATGGCTGTTCGAAAAAGGCATCAAGCTCGATGGCGTGAAAGGCATGCAGTACATGTACCACGAGCCCTGCCACACGCCGATGAAACACTATTCGGGCGTCAAGGTGGCCAACGCGCTGATGGGCCAGCGCGTCGATCTCAGCGATCGCTGCTGCGGCGAATCGGGATCGCTGGCCGTTTCGCGGCCCGATGTGTCGACCCAGATCCGCTTCCGCAAGCAACAGGAAATCGAGGCAGGTGCTGCCGAACTCAGAAGAGTCGGCGCCGGCGGTACGGCGGTGAAAATCCTCACCTCCTGCCCCTCCTGCCTGCAAGGCCTGTCGCGCTACGAGAACGATGCGGATATTTCCGCCGACTACATCGTGGTCGAAATGGCCAGGGCGATCCTCGGTCCCGACTGGATGCAGAACTACCTGCGCGCGGCCAACAGCGGCGGCATTGAACGGATACTGCTTTGA
- the phoR gene encoding phosphate regulon sensor histidine kinase PhoR, with protein sequence MRAVLRELLAAIALAALATLAGWFAARESGAVLMALGSFAFFFLRQLWMVLRLIHWAGCPLGTPTPSASGAWGAVFEALHRRGRLASAEREQATQELDRFRRAAEALPDGVMILDGHRAIEWMNLHAEACLGLKGSIDTGSRITHLLREPEFLAYLDSPDHRGVPLELRTQRNPGRTLQVQAAPFAAGRTLLLVRDVTQLQKLATMRRDFVANVSHELKTPLTVTLGFVETALDALDDTPPQELAHYLKTAADQARRMQQLIDDLLTLSSLETDAPPPLEDPIDVAAMLADICQEIEALSAGRHRITLESGGPKVLLGSARELRSAFANLAVNAVRYTPDGGEIMLRWSAEGEAGGRYSVRDSGIGIAPEHLPRLTERFYRVDRGRSREAGGTGLGLAIVKHVLERHQAVLQIESEPGHGSTFSAVFPPHRIQS encoded by the coding sequence GTGAGGGCGGTACTGAGGGAGCTGCTGGCGGCCATTGCGCTGGCGGCTCTGGCCACGCTGGCGGGCTGGTTTGCGGCACGCGAGTCCGGTGCGGTACTGATGGCGCTTGGCAGCTTCGCCTTCTTTTTTCTGCGCCAGCTCTGGATGGTGCTGCGCCTCATCCACTGGGCCGGTTGTCCGCTGGGCACGCCGACACCGAGCGCCAGCGGTGCCTGGGGTGCGGTGTTCGAAGCCCTGCACCGGCGGGGCCGGCTGGCCAGTGCCGAGCGCGAGCAGGCGACCCAGGAGCTGGATCGCTTCCGCCGCGCCGCCGAGGCCTTGCCCGACGGCGTCATGATCCTCGACGGCCACCGCGCCATCGAGTGGATGAATCTCCACGCCGAGGCCTGCCTCGGCCTCAAGGGTTCGATCGATACCGGCAGCCGCATCACGCATCTGCTGCGCGAACCGGAATTTCTGGCCTACCTCGACAGCCCCGATCATCGCGGCGTGCCGCTGGAGCTGCGCACCCAGCGCAATCCGGGCCGCACCCTGCAGGTCCAGGCTGCTCCTTTCGCGGCGGGACGCACGCTGCTGCTGGTGCGCGACGTGACGCAGTTGCAGAAGCTCGCCACCATGCGGCGCGATTTCGTCGCCAATGTTTCGCATGAACTGAAGACGCCGCTGACCGTGACGCTCGGCTTTGTCGAAACCGCATTGGATGCGCTGGACGATACGCCGCCACAGGAGCTTGCCCATTACCTGAAAACCGCCGCCGACCAGGCGCGGCGCATGCAGCAGCTGATCGACGACCTGCTGACGCTGTCGTCGCTGGAAACCGATGCGCCGCCGCCTCTTGAAGATCCGATAGACGTTGCCGCCATGCTGGCCGACATCTGTCAGGAAATCGAAGCGCTTTCGGCGGGGCGGCATCGCATCACGCTTGAAAGCGGGGGGCCCAAGGTCCTGCTGGGCAGTGCGCGCGAGTTGCGTTCGGCCTTTGCCAACCTGGCCGTGAATGCGGTGCGCTATACCCCGGACGGCGGCGAGATCATGTTGCGCTGGAGCGCCGAGGGCGAGGCCGGCGGCCGGTATTCAGTGCGCGACAGCGGCATCGGCATCGCTCCGGAACACCTGCCCCGCCTGACGGAGCGGTTTTACCGGGTCGATCGTGGTCGTTCGCGCGAAGCGGGCGGCACCGGGCTTGGCCTGGCCATCGTCAAGCATGTGCTGGAGCGGCACCAGGCGGTGCTTCAGATCGAAAGCGAGCCGGGGCATGGTTCGACCTTCAGCGCGGTGTTTCCACCGCACCGGATTCAGTCGTGA
- a CDS encoding MATE family efflux transporter: MSAPRSLPRELLHLAWPVLIAQAAVMANGVIDTLMAGRLSSVDLAAVGIGASIYAIVFVTAMGVLLALTPVVAHHYGAKRFAEIGADVRQCAWLALGLSLVAFAVLKHPDLLLRFSRLTPEVEVKVRAYLDGVAWAVPGVLFFRVFYGFTTGIGRPRPVMFFNLLGLALKAPLNWVFMYGHFGFPALGGAGCGWSTAVITWTVATLSWLWCRRDIDYAVYGVFARFEWPRLPALRELLLLGLPMGATFMVDVTAFTFMALFIARLGPETSAAHQIAANVAVFVFMVPMALGSATGVLVGQALGAGDSRRSRHAGLLGLGVGCGVALLVGTAIFFGARPLARAYTADPQVAAAAATLLAIVAFYHVADAVQAVMAQVLRGYKRSMAPMAIYAVALWGVGLGGGYLLGLTDMFGAARGAAGFWLAGVASLTIAGLGVLAYFLRISAQTIPAPAATST; the protein is encoded by the coding sequence ATGTCAGCCCCACGTTCCCTTCCGCGCGAACTGCTGCACCTCGCCTGGCCCGTGCTGATCGCCCAGGCGGCGGTGATGGCCAATGGCGTGATCGACACGCTGATGGCCGGCCGGCTTTCGTCGGTCGATCTCGCGGCGGTCGGCATCGGCGCCAGCATTTATGCCATCGTCTTTGTCACGGCGATGGGCGTGCTGTTGGCGCTTACCCCGGTGGTGGCGCATCACTACGGCGCGAAGCGCTTCGCCGAGATCGGCGCCGACGTGCGGCAATGCGCCTGGCTGGCGCTGGGCCTGTCGCTGGTTGCGTTCGCCGTGCTGAAGCATCCCGACCTGCTGCTGCGGTTTTCGCGCCTGACGCCGGAGGTCGAAGTGAAAGTGCGCGCCTATCTCGACGGCGTGGCCTGGGCGGTGCCGGGCGTGCTGTTCTTCCGGGTGTTCTACGGCTTCACCACCGGCATCGGCCGGCCGCGCCCGGTGATGTTCTTCAACCTGCTCGGTTTGGCGCTGAAGGCGCCGCTCAACTGGGTTTTCATGTACGGCCATTTCGGTTTTCCGGCGCTGGGCGGTGCCGGTTGCGGCTGGTCTACGGCGGTGATCACCTGGACCGTCGCCACACTGTCCTGGCTGTGGTGCCGGCGCGATATCGACTATGCCGTCTATGGCGTGTTTGCCCGCTTCGAGTGGCCGCGCCTGCCGGCCCTGCGCGAGTTGTTGCTGCTCGGTTTGCCGATGGGGGCGACCTTCATGGTCGACGTCACGGCCTTCACCTTCATGGCCTTGTTCATCGCCCGGCTCGGGCCGGAAACATCGGCGGCGCACCAGATTGCGGCCAACGTCGCGGTCTTCGTTTTCATGGTGCCGATGGCGCTGGGCAGTGCCACCGGCGTGCTGGTCGGCCAGGCGCTGGGCGCCGGCGACAGTCGGCGCTCGCGGCACGCCGGCCTGCTCGGGCTGGGCGTCGGCTGCGGCGTTGCGCTGCTGGTCGGCACGGCAATTTTCTTCGGTGCCCGTCCGCTGGCTCGGGCTTACACCGCCGACCCGCAGGTCGCGGCCGCTGCTGCGACGTTGCTGGCCATCGTGGCCTTCTACCATGTGGCCGACGCCGTGCAGGCGGTCATGGCGCAGGTGCTGCGCGGCTACAAGCGTTCCATGGCGCCGATGGCGATCTATGCCGTGGCGCTGTGGGGCGTGGGCCTTGGCGGCGGTTATCTGCTGGGGCTGACCGACATGTTCGGTGCGGCACGCGGCGCCGCCGGGTTCTGGCTGGCGGGCGTGGCGAGCCTGACGATTGCGGGTCTCGGCGTGCTGGCCTACTTCCTGCGCATCTCGGCTCAGACCATCCCGGCGCCGGCCGCCACCAGCACATAG